One window of Bacteroidota bacterium genomic DNA carries:
- a CDS encoding helix-turn-helix transcriptional regulator, producing METDKKRSDCPLSQSLDVFGDKWSLLIIRDLMFGNKCTYNDFLKSAEGIATNILATRLKGLEENGIIEKSAHPDSKAKILYKLTTKGIDLLPIIMEVYIWSEKYFRIPADIKATIKEAKRDKDRFVKQVSKELRTK from the coding sequence ATGGAAACAGATAAGAAAAGATCAGATTGTCCTTTGAGCCAATCCCTTGACGTATTTGGCGACAAGTGGTCGCTACTCATTATTAGAGACTTAATGTTCGGTAACAAGTGTACTTATAACGACTTTTTAAAATCAGCAGAAGGGATTGCAACAAATATTTTAGCAACAAGACTGAAAGGACTTGAAGAAAATGGTATAATCGAAAAATCTGCACACCCTGACAGTAAAGCAAAAATTTTATACAAACTGACAACAAAAGGAATTGACTTATTACCTATAATTATGGAAGTTTACATTTGGTCAGAAAAATATTTTCGAATCCCAGCAGACATCAAAGCGACAATTAAGGAAGCAAAAAGGGACAAAGACAGATTTGTAAAACAAGTGTCAAAAGAACTAAGAACAAAATGA
- a CDS encoding 2OG-Fe dioxygenase family protein, which translates to MEWFNKKVNNRVFRVSIFLTVWLLIIAWSVGSFLLTPEGTTKNYIEIFIEHLAPDLTTALIVYLFLELNVNYLFGITKVVTRPAKGIVDSIRNKKITQKKFLLLDTFLKSYLTITEADIRSEIPLTKRHHKWKDAFLNSLYYAIVENDVNVRILLLHPNSNAAKQRFEDLSISKDIGKKMYNEKKRDVMDMHTGIMKLFHLYYIIDKTDKIRLKNLNVKIFESMPSVVMISNNTNTYVSFYAPKLPTDKIPNLLTNLESELGKYAENHFEDLWSGDDRTKDFLSYVCAFMPEKFGDRLFYYTGDSYTELDSQLFFEPRFITTESDDKVFTYLRSNKVVQLKVNDKVGIYSIKEITETNNKDEWDYARIQFKERYVLDDINMMWKNLNRPAVFAVERIGSNLPVNVNNFNILKNIEQDNYVLVPSYAFTLDIDDDKVLSERLILHTYWDKLKEKNRIFKEQKEKSMQPLLTINNENQFREISTFYYNLSTNEIVFNKIEGKIPSSKSFIRKPNEVTFLEFPIISEEIMETSFMTSLIKHDLINMVSDGNRNGTKWIGWVHLIRTECSSGNNGVVVQKGIHQDERDFVAIHLANKFNCEGGVTGIYKSKEDTNPIEFILKKKYDSVYINDSKVYHYVSDIKLINEKDSLTGYRDILKIDFQQIRADEESWFDLKVQSLKK; encoded by the coding sequence ATGGAATGGTTTAATAAAAAAGTCAACAACAGAGTTTTTAGAGTTTCAATATTCTTGACTGTTTGGTTGTTAATTATAGCATGGTCAGTGGGTTCTTTTCTTTTGACTCCAGAAGGTACAACGAAAAATTACATTGAAATTTTCATTGAACACCTAGCCCCTGACTTGACAACTGCATTGATAGTTTATCTATTTCTAGAGTTAAATGTCAATTACTTATTTGGTATAACCAAAGTTGTTACAAGACCTGCAAAAGGAATAGTTGATAGTATTCGCAATAAGAAAATAACACAAAAAAAGTTCTTGTTACTTGATACTTTCTTAAAATCATACCTTACAATTACTGAAGCAGACATTAGAAGCGAAATACCACTAACAAAGAGACATCATAAGTGGAAGGATGCTTTTCTTAACTCACTTTATTATGCAATTGTTGAAAATGATGTAAATGTTAGAATACTTCTTTTACATCCTAATAGTAATGCTGCAAAACAGCGATTTGAGGATTTGAGTATAAGTAAAGACATTGGTAAGAAAATGTATAACGAAAAGAAGAGGGATGTTATGGATATGCATACAGGAATAATGAAACTCTTTCACCTCTATTACATTATTGATAAAACCGATAAAATCAGATTGAAGAATTTGAATGTAAAGATTTTTGAATCAATGCCATCTGTTGTAATGATATCAAACAATACGAATACTTATGTTTCATTCTACGCACCTAAATTGCCGACTGATAAGATTCCTAATTTGCTTACAAACTTGGAATCAGAATTAGGTAAGTATGCTGAAAACCACTTTGAAGATTTATGGAGTGGCGATGATAGAACTAAGGATTTCTTATCTTATGTGTGTGCATTTATGCCTGAAAAATTTGGAGATAGATTATTTTACTATACAGGTGATTCATACACAGAATTAGATAGTCAGCTATTTTTTGAGCCAAGATTTATTACCACAGAAAGCGACGACAAAGTTTTTACTTATTTGAGAAGTAACAAAGTTGTACAGTTGAAAGTGAATGATAAAGTTGGGATTTACTCAATTAAAGAGATAACCGAAACAAACAATAAAGATGAATGGGATTATGCTAGAATCCAGTTCAAGGAAAGATATGTATTGGATGACATTAACATGATGTGGAAAAACTTAAATCGACCAGCCGTTTTTGCAGTAGAGCGAATCGGCTCTAACCTACCAGTTAATGTTAACAATTTTAATATTCTTAAAAACATTGAACAGGATAATTATGTTCTCGTTCCGTCTTATGCTTTTACTTTAGACATAGATGATGACAAGGTTCTTTCTGAGAGATTAATCTTGCACACATACTGGGATAAGCTAAAAGAGAAAAATAGAATATTCAAAGAACAGAAGGAAAAATCTATGCAACCATTGCTTACAATAAATAATGAAAATCAATTTAGGGAAATTTCAACCTTCTATTACAATTTGTCTACAAATGAAATAGTGTTCAACAAAATTGAAGGTAAAATTCCTTCCTCAAAATCATTTATTCGTAAACCAAATGAGGTGACCTTCCTTGAATTTCCAATTATTTCTGAGGAAATAATGGAAACTTCATTTATGACATCTCTTATTAAACATGACTTAATCAATATGGTTTCTGACGGAAACAGAAATGGAACAAAATGGATTGGTTGGGTTCACTTAATAAGAACGGAATGCAGCAGTGGCAATAATGGAGTAGTAGTTCAAAAGGGGATTCACCAGGATGAAAGGGATTTCGTAGCAATTCATCTAGCAAATAAGTTCAATTGCGAAGGCGGAGTTACTGGAATATACAAATCAAAAGAAGACACAAATCCAATTGAGTTTATATTGAAGAAAAAGTATGATTCGGTTTATATCAATGACAGCAAAGTTTATCACTATGTTTCAGATATCAAGTTAATAAACGAAAAGGATTCTTTGACTGGTTATAGGGACATTTTGAAAATTGATTTTCAACAAATTAGAGCAGACGAAGAAAGTTGGTTTGACCTTAAAGTACAATCATTGAAAAAATGA
- a CDS encoding DinB family protein, with protein MKNNKIYKDAPNYCHYFFDLVETDNLLHELEKSNQLTKELFSLITPENENFSYEANKWTTKEVLRHIIDCERVYTYRAFRFSRFDNTELAGFDENKYVDNFKVTKQNLEELENEFENVRKSTISLFQTMTDEMLDFKGTANKVAFTARALGFMTVGHNLHHCNFIKTKYLSKQ; from the coding sequence ATGAAAAACAACAAAATATACAAAGACGCACCAAATTATTGTCATTACTTTTTTGACTTAGTTGAAACTGACAATCTATTGCATGAACTTGAAAAAAGTAATCAACTAACAAAAGAATTATTTTCTTTAATCACTCCTGAAAATGAAAACTTTTCATATGAAGCAAATAAATGGACTACAAAAGAAGTTTTAAGACATATAATCGATTGTGAAAGAGTTTATACATACAGAGCATTTCGTTTTTCAAGGTTTGACAATACAGAACTAGCAGGTTTTGACGAGAACAAATATGTTGACAATTTTAAAGTGACCAAGCAAAATTTGGAAGAATTGGAAAATGAATTTGAAAACGTTAGAAAATCAACTATTTCATTATTTCAAACTATGACTGATGAAATGTTGGACTTTAAAGGAACTGCAAATAAAGTAGCCTTTACTGCTAGAGCACTTGGTTTTATGACTGTTGGTCATAATTTGCATCATTGCAACTTTATAAAAACGAAATATTTGAGTAAACAATAG
- a CDS encoding helix-turn-helix transcriptional regulator, which yields MNDYFDEKLKQKQHESKNKKSKTITTFDEHLDSRYGKVGTAKRTDFEIKAKAFAIGEVIKEERRLASMTQEQLAEKTGTKKSFISRIENGHSDIQLSTLYKLLEYGLGRKITLTIH from the coding sequence ATGAATGATTACTTCGATGAAAAATTAAAACAGAAACAACATGAAAGCAAAAATAAAAAAAGTAAAACCATTACGACTTTTGACGAACATCTCGACAGTCGTTACGGAAAAGTTGGAACAGCAAAACGAACTGACTTTGAAATAAAGGCTAAAGCATTTGCAATTGGGGAAGTTATTAAAGAAGAAAGACGACTTGCATCAATGACACAAGAGCAATTAGCAGAAAAAACTGGAACTAAAAAGAGTTTTATTTCAAGAATTGAAAATGGACATAGCGACATCCAACTTTCGACACTTTATAAACTTTTAGAATATGGTCTTGGACGCAAAATTACACTGACAATACATTAA
- a CDS encoding glycosyltransferase family 1 protein, whose product MNIGIFTYGTRGDLQPYVALALGLMDKGHQVTLSATEDFKNFVEGFGVAFQPLWGNAETMMNSTEGQSILQTENSIKLMKYYFKVLHDNREPLRKSYHEAISKVDFIIANSMTIPIVSAIAEKQNKKVALTYFMPPVVPTTEFPLGDFDFLNFSWYNKLTYKIAQGFFWKFIKQDTNEYRKELDLPELKENLVTYLDKQKILDLYCLSQSLIPQPKDWESHHKITGFINIPEQKRENHFLDQTPKELTDWLLNGDKPIYIGFGSNGVGNTEKFSEILTEVLKKTNERILFCTGWSQFDNLPKHNNLFVTKYVNHEKILPKCKFGVFHGGAGTLATMLRHNLPVIIVSFYTDQPTWGKIVERKKLGVHLPIKSLSADKLISAIQKIHADEIKNNVMTVGQQIRDENGLDNAITEIEKYFSDKQNTAHNSTYPKGGHSSSHEY is encoded by the coding sequence ATGAACATAGGAATATTTACATACGGAACCAGAGGAGATTTACAGCCCTATGTTGCCTTAGCTCTTGGACTTATGGATAAAGGACATCAAGTAACCCTTTCTGCAACGGAAGATTTCAAAAACTTTGTGGAAGGCTTTGGTGTAGCTTTTCAACCACTTTGGGGAAATGCTGAAACAATGATGAACTCGACAGAAGGACAAAGTATTTTGCAAACCGAGAACTCAATAAAATTGATGAAGTATTATTTTAAAGTACTTCACGACAATAGAGAGCCGTTGAGAAAAAGTTATCACGAAGCCATTTCAAAAGTTGATTTCATCATTGCCAACTCAATGACCATTCCTATTGTAAGTGCTATTGCGGAAAAACAGAACAAGAAGGTGGCATTAACTTATTTTATGCCACCAGTTGTTCCAACGACTGAATTTCCATTAGGCGACTTTGACTTTTTAAATTTTTCTTGGTACAACAAACTCACGTATAAAATTGCACAAGGTTTCTTTTGGAAATTTATAAAGCAAGACACCAACGAGTATAGAAAAGAGCTTGATTTGCCTGAGTTAAAAGAGAATTTAGTCACTTACCTTGACAAACAAAAAATATTGGACTTATACTGTTTAAGCCAGTCACTAATTCCACAACCAAAAGACTGGGAAAGTCATCATAAAATAACGGGGTTTATCAATATTCCGGAACAAAAAAGGGAAAATCATTTTTTAGACCAAACACCAAAAGAACTTACAGACTGGTTATTAAATGGCGATAAACCTATCTATATCGGTTTTGGAAGTAATGGAGTTGGAAATACAGAAAAATTTTCTGAAATCTTGACAGAAGTTTTAAAGAAAACTAATGAACGAATTTTGTTTTGTACTGGTTGGTCACAGTTCGACAATTTACCCAAACACAATAATTTGTTTGTAACCAAATATGTAAATCACGAAAAAATTTTACCTAAGTGTAAATTTGGTGTTTTTCATGGTGGAGCAGGTACTTTGGCAACTATGTTAAGACACAATTTACCAGTAATCATTGTTTCATTTTACACTGACCAACCTACTTGGGGGAAAATAGTTGAACGTAAAAAATTAGGAGTTCATTTGCCAATTAAATCATTATCAGCTGACAAACTTATTTCCGCCATTCAAAAAATACATGCAGATGAGATTAAAAATAATGTTATGACAGTTGGACAACAAATCAGAGACGAAAACGGACTTGACAATGCAATTACTGAAATTGAAAAATACTTTAGTGACAAACAAAATACGGCACATAACAGCACCTACCCAAAAGGCGGGCATTCGTCTTCGCATGAATATTGA
- a CDS encoding HAD hydrolase-like protein: MKAKLAIFDIDGTLTDSVKIHQSAFVKALNNFGLYDFDTNWSSYKHHTDSYIFKTIFEAQLKKPLIQKDIERFEDLLYELISEAIIQNPLKEIEGAKNFLSALTHNSEFDIVFATGSLFNPAKLKLEQVGISIPDTLLISANQIFSRDELVLKAIATAKVFYSNNAYEQIISFGDGLWDYETSKNINIDFIGINNEKLQEYNVPSFYLNYSDNELSKRLNIKKTTHVDPDFEVKAKGKISEAFLKNGILTYRQATKFIQNLPYGRNSNKNDLASLFTDNCGTCSTKHAILKQLADENNFTDIILICGLFRMSSQNTPEISSTLNKHGLVFIPEAHNYLKYKNQILDFTKPDADAIDFIDDLIEEIEILPHQITDYKVTYHKKYLEKWLENNTKIKLSLTDLWTIREQCISDLGASKC; this comes from the coding sequence ATGAAAGCTAAACTTGCAATATTTGATATTGACGGAACTTTAACTGACAGCGTTAAGATTCATCAGTCTGCTTTTGTAAAAGCCCTTAATAACTTCGGACTATATGACTTTGACACTAATTGGTCCTCCTATAAGCATCACACCGACAGTTATATTTTTAAAACAATATTCGAGGCTCAGTTAAAAAAGCCTTTAATACAAAAAGACATAGAACGCTTTGAGGACTTGTTATATGAACTAATCTCGGAAGCGATAATTCAAAATCCGCTAAAAGAAATTGAAGGTGCTAAAAATTTCTTATCTGCATTAACACACAATTCTGAATTTGACATTGTTTTCGCAACAGGTTCGCTATTCAATCCTGCTAAATTAAAGCTTGAACAGGTCGGCATTTCCATACCCGACACATTATTAATTTCGGCAAATCAAATATTTTCCAGAGACGAGTTAGTTTTAAAAGCGATTGCAACAGCCAAAGTATTTTACTCTAATAATGCATATGAGCAAATTATTTCTTTCGGTGACGGTCTTTGGGACTATGAAACTTCCAAGAATATAAATATTGATTTTATCGGAATTAATAATGAAAAACTTCAAGAATATAATGTTCCTTCATTCTATCTAAATTATAGTGACAATGAATTATCAAAGAGACTAAACATTAAAAAAACCACTCATGTAGATCCTGACTTCGAAGTAAAAGCTAAGGGCAAAATCTCAGAAGCGTTTCTTAAAAACGGTATTTTAACTTATAGACAGGCGACAAAATTTATTCAAAACCTTCCTTATGGGCGCAATTCAAATAAAAACGACTTAGCAAGTTTGTTCACTGACAATTGCGGCACCTGCAGTACAAAGCACGCCATACTAAAGCAATTGGCAGACGAAAACAATTTCACAGACATTATTTTGATTTGCGGCTTATTTAGAATGAGCAGTCAAAATACTCCCGAAATATCTTCTACATTAAACAAGCACGGACTTGTATTCATTCCGGAAGCTCACAATTATTTAAAATACAAGAATCAAATACTTGACTTTACAAAACCGGATGCTGATGCTATTGACTTCATTGACGACCTTATTGAAGAGATTGAAATTCTGCCACATCAGATAACTGATTATAAAGTGACCTATCATAAAAAGTATTTAGAAAAATGGCTTGAAAATAATACTAAAATAAAACTATCCCTTACCGACCTTTGGACAATTAGAGAACAATGTATTTCAGACCTTGGAGCTTCAAAATGTTAG
- the bla gene encoding BlaB/IND/MUS family subclass B1 metallo-beta-lactamase, which translates to MQVTSNLMTTAFRHIILTILTFLELTVYAQKKTSENLKISHLIGDYYIFTTYKPINGNPFPSNGMYCLTDKGVVLFDTPWDTTQFQTLLDSIANRHNNKVVACIATHFHDDRTAGLEYYKSKSVKTYSSKQTFDLCKQHNEKQAEFYFTNDTTFNFGNHSFQTYYAGEGHTKDNIVVWFNDAKILYGGCLVKSTDNNGLGNIADANLNEWSATIKNLMKKYPKPTYLIPGHFGWASNEGLHHTLKLLRQK; encoded by the coding sequence ATGCAAGTTACCAGTAATTTAATGACAACCGCATTCAGACATATTATCCTTACAATCTTGACCTTTTTGGAGCTGACAGTTTATGCTCAAAAAAAGACTTCTGAAAACTTAAAAATCTCTCATCTAATAGGCGACTATTACATTTTCACTACTTACAAACCAATAAACGGAAACCCTTTTCCATCAAACGGAATGTATTGCCTTACCGACAAAGGAGTAGTATTGTTTGACACACCTTGGGACACAACACAATTTCAGACCTTGCTTGACAGCATTGCCAACCGACACAATAATAAAGTTGTGGCGTGTATTGCAACTCACTTTCACGATGACAGAACAGCAGGACTTGAATATTATAAAAGCAAAAGCGTCAAAACGTATTCTTCAAAACAAACTTTTGATTTGTGTAAACAACATAACGAAAAACAAGCGGAATTTTATTTCACCAATGACACAACTTTTAATTTCGGCAATCACAGTTTTCAAACTTATTATGCAGGAGAAGGACACACTAAAGACAATATTGTAGTTTGGTTCAACGATGCTAAAATTCTTTATGGTGGCTGCTTGGTAAAAAGCACAGACAATAACGGACTTGGAAACATTGCCGATGCAAATTTGAACGAGTGGTCAGCTACCATTAAAAATTTAATGAAGAAATATCCGAAACCAACTTATCTAATTCCGGGACATTTCGGTTGGGCAAGTAATGAAGGATTACACCACACTTTAAAATTGCTCAGACAGAAATGA
- a CDS encoding type II toxin-antitoxin system PemK/MazF family toxin, with protein sequence MEIRQFDIWLADLNPSKGTEPGKTRPVVIVQTDLLNDFHLSTLICPITSNVQNEIEHLRVHLTKAQLDKLSDILVDQIRAIDNTRILKKLGKLTKAQQVKLKSNLKIVLDL encoded by the coding sequence ATGGAAATTAGACAGTTCGACATTTGGCTTGCCGACCTAAACCCAAGTAAGGGGACTGAGCCTGGAAAAACTAGACCGGTAGTTATTGTTCAGACAGATTTGCTAAATGACTTTCATTTATCGACACTTATTTGCCCAATAACATCCAATGTTCAAAATGAAATTGAACATTTACGAGTACATTTAACTAAAGCACAACTCGATAAATTAAGTGACATACTTGTAGACCAAATTAGAGCCATTGACAATACTCGAATACTTAAAAAACTAGGTAAATTAACTAAAGCTCAGCAAGTGAAACTTAAGTCCAACCTAAAAATAGTGCTTGATTTGTAG
- a CDS encoding SIR2 family protein codes for MNENTTLTFEEKEIIRVSILGKYYDTVISKNPIIVDDTKVEANKTLVMDNYKEFLVLLNTIVLKRKSSILNKQVNLFTTNIDVFFEKALEVTQLEYNDGFYGRFNPVFSLTNFKKSLFKKSLHYDNTSEIPVFNLLKVHGSLTWKSEKEKIVYSELKEIEEIKSKWNAVKTKVIDFATTDKLSHFITEVASKTHDTTFNDFLVAYDKLAVVNPTKEKFQDTILNLHYYELLRVLSNELEKENTILFILGFSLADEHIREIVLRAANSNPTLAIKVFAYDSAAKTTIEENVKKGNTTIRYNNIDFIEPVAPENYDFKTINANIFKAVLDKID; via the coding sequence TTGAATGAAAACACAACACTGACTTTTGAGGAAAAGGAAATAATCAGAGTTTCAATTCTTGGAAAATATTACGACACTGTAATTTCTAAAAACCCAATCATAGTTGACGACACGAAAGTAGAAGCCAACAAAACATTGGTAATGGATAACTACAAGGAATTTTTAGTTCTCTTAAACACCATTGTCTTAAAGCGGAAAAGTTCAATACTTAATAAGCAAGTGAATCTCTTCACGACAAACATTGATGTGTTCTTTGAAAAAGCATTAGAGGTTACACAACTTGAATACAATGATGGATTTTATGGAAGGTTCAATCCGGTTTTCAGTTTAACCAACTTCAAAAAATCTCTTTTCAAAAAAAGTTTGCACTACGACAACACTTCTGAAATTCCTGTTTTCAATTTGCTTAAAGTTCACGGCTCATTGACATGGAAATCTGAAAAGGAAAAAATAGTTTATTCCGAGTTAAAAGAAATAGAAGAAATAAAATCCAAATGGAACGCTGTAAAAACTAAAGTCATTGACTTCGCCACGACAGATAAACTTAGCCACTTTATAACTGAAGTTGCAAGCAAGACACACGACACGACATTTAATGACTTCCTTGTAGCTTATGATAAACTTGCAGTAGTAAATCCTACCAAAGAAAAATTTCAAGACACAATTTTAAATCTACACTATTACGAGTTGCTTCGGGTTTTGTCCAACGAATTGGAAAAAGAAAATACCATCCTGTTTATTTTGGGATTTTCATTAGCAGATGAACACATAAGAGAAATTGTGCTGAGGGCTGCTAATTCGAATCCAACTTTAGCAATCAAAGTTTTTGCATACGACAGTGCAGCAAAAACAACAATTGAAGAAAATGTCAAGAAGGGCAATACAACAATTCGCTACAACAATATTGATTTTATAGAGCCAGTTGCACCAGAAAACTATGATTTCAAAACAATCAACGCAAATATTTTCAAAGCCGTATTGGACAAAATTGACTAA
- a CDS encoding alpha/beta hydrolase, producing MKAIISHTILLVILFFACEISFSQTKIPYGNNKESGNFIAINGVNHYYEIYGNGTPLLLIHGNGTGIKGWAAQIEFFRKKYRVYAIDCRGRGKSELGKDSLSFMQMANDMAVFIKEMKMDSVYIVGKSDGGIIAILMGIYYPERIKKIVAFGANIWADSTAFFTETVKNCHDERVEAERMLEAGDTTKNWLVEQQRYRLDEFQPNISAADLHKIKIPVLVMSCDRDLIREEHTFFIYKNIPKANLSIFPNEIHGVPKLNPDLFNNTIDKYLSRPFQGHEKRF from the coding sequence ATGAAAGCAATAATTAGTCATACCATCCTTTTAGTGATTTTGTTTTTTGCCTGTGAAATTTCATTCTCACAAACCAAAATTCCTTACGGAAACAACAAAGAATCTGGGAATTTTATTGCTATAAATGGTGTAAACCATTATTACGAAATTTACGGAAATGGAACTCCATTGTTATTAATTCATGGTAATGGTACTGGAATAAAAGGCTGGGCTGCCCAGATAGAATTTTTCAGAAAAAAATATAGAGTGTACGCCATTGATTGCAGAGGCAGAGGGAAATCTGAACTCGGAAAAGATTCACTTTCATTTATGCAAATGGCTAATGACATGGCTGTATTTATTAAGGAAATGAAAATGGATTCGGTATATATAGTTGGAAAAAGCGATGGCGGAATTATTGCGATTCTCATGGGCATTTATTATCCTGAACGAATCAAAAAAATTGTTGCATTTGGTGCTAACATTTGGGCTGATTCAACTGCTTTCTTCACTGAAACTGTAAAGAACTGCCATGATGAACGAGTGGAGGCAGAACGCATGTTGGAAGCTGGAGACACAACAAAAAACTGGTTGGTTGAGCAGCAACGATACAGGTTAGATGAATTTCAGCCAAATATTTCTGCTGCTGATTTACATAAAATTAAAATACCCGTTTTAGTGATGTCATGCGACAGAGATTTGATTAGAGAAGAACATACTTTTTTTATTTACAAAAATATTCCCAAAGCAAATCTTTCCATTTTTCCAAATGAAATACATGGAGTGCCCAAACTAAATCCTGATTTATTTAATAACACCATTGATAAATATTTGAGCCGGCCATTCCAGGGACATGAAAAGCGCTTTTAA
- a CDS encoding ATP-binding protein, translated as MEEEIIKDSIFRIGSVTSVDGRAIRVSVDKAKNSSHLLYKGDLVKNVSVGSYIKIIKGFTKIIGKVEGEYTIEDKVYSNKEYSSDKEKISRTLNISLLGFFNKKEFERGIKEMPLIDNECYLLDREEFNSVHDFIRKEDEPLTIGTLTLEKGQEIQVGIDSLFASHIGIFGNTGSGKSYTLAKIYHELFKKYKDQPNFQANAKFFLLDFNGEYVNENDNIIVEKEFKQIYKLSTKANGDKFPVSTETLYEPSFWAVVLEATEKTQTPFIRRAISNSWLTERLNSNDTIISLIKSKLLLAIDKNDKELGSKIVIEFLSDIENCLPANNLSEIIDTLRENLQYWNQGNEFVYIIEPGNWKFKDDMKQYVSADIDTLEITNIAFNSLDKLKLQIVFQYYDDIIKGHANREHLSPLIKRMEKRFEDIRKVIEINDNINNQKNFTIVSLKDVNIHMRKILPLLLCKQLYDEQKEKNDETTYLNIIVDEAHNILSRDSDRESEQWKDYRLETFEEIIKEGRKFGVFLTIASQRPSDISSTIISQLHNYFLHRLINNNDILAVEKTISYLDKLSFEYLPILPTGTCILAGLTAQVPVVIDIGKIEEEHEPNNKTRSLIKNWK; from the coding sequence ATGGAAGAAGAAATTATAAAAGATTCAATCTTTCGCATCGGAAGTGTTACCTCTGTTGATGGCAGGGCTATTCGTGTTTCTGTTGACAAAGCGAAAAACAGTTCACATTTGCTTTACAAGGGAGACCTTGTCAAAAATGTCTCTGTTGGTAGCTACATTAAAATCATAAAAGGGTTTACAAAAATTATTGGTAAAGTAGAAGGAGAATACACGATTGAAGATAAAGTTTATTCCAACAAGGAATATTCAAGCGACAAAGAAAAAATTAGCAGGACTCTTAACATCAGCTTACTTGGGTTCTTTAATAAAAAAGAATTTGAACGAGGCATAAAAGAAATGCCTTTGATTGATAATGAGTGTTACCTATTGGACAGAGAAGAGTTCAATAGTGTTCATGACTTTATCAGAAAAGAAGATGAGCCATTGACTATTGGAACTCTAACTCTTGAAAAGGGACAAGAAATACAAGTTGGTATTGATAGTTTATTTGCAAGTCACATTGGAATCTTTGGAAATACCGGCAGTGGCAAATCATACACTTTGGCAAAAATCTATCATGAGTTATTCAAGAAATATAAAGACCAACCGAACTTTCAAGCTAACGCAAAATTTTTCCTCTTAGATTTCAATGGTGAGTATGTAAATGAGAATGACAACATAATTGTAGAGAAGGAATTCAAACAGATTTACAAGCTATCAACAAAAGCCAATGGAGATAAATTTCCTGTAAGCACGGAAACTCTTTATGAGCCATCATTTTGGGCTGTTGTTTTAGAAGCAACAGAAAAAACACAAACTCCTTTTATTAGACGAGCAATATCTAATTCATGGTTAACCGAAAGACTAAACAGCAACGACACAATAATTAGTTTAATAAAATCAAAGTTGCTTTTAGCAATTGATAAGAATGATAAAGAGTTGGGTTCAAAAATTGTAATTGAATTCCTTTCGGATATTGAAAATTGTTTACCTGCAAATAACCTCTCCGAAATTATTGACACACTAAGAGAAAATTTGCAATACTGGAATCAAGGTAACGAGTTTGTTTACATCATTGAGCCAGGGAATTGGAAATTCAAAGACGACATGAAGCAATATGTTTCTGCTGACATTGACACTCTAGAAATCACCAACATTGCATTCAACTCTCTTGATAAACTAAAATTGCAAATCGTTTTTCAATATTACGATGACATAATTAAAGGGCATGCAAACCGAGAACATTTGTCTCCCTTAATTAAAAGAATGGAAAAGCGATTTGAAGACATTAGAAAAGTAATTGAGATAAATGACAACATCAACAATCAGAAAAACTTTACAATTGTCTCACTGAAAGATGTCAATATTCACATGCGTAAAATACTACCATTACTTTTATGCAAACAACTTTATGATGAACAAAAGGAAAAAAATGACGAGACAACCTATTTGAATATAATCGTTGACGAAGCACACAATATCTTATCAAGGGATTCTGACAGAGAAAGCGAACAATGGAAAGATTATCGCTTAGAAACTTTTGAGGAAATAATAAAAGAGGGAAGAAAGTTCGGAGTGTTTTTAACCATTGCAAGCCAAAGACCATCTGACATTTCTTCAACAATCATTTCTCAATTGCATAATTACTTTTTGCATAGACTAATAAACAACAATGACATATTAGCCGTTGAGAAAACAATCTCATACTTAGACAAATTATCTTTTGAGTATTTACCTATTCTACCAACAGGCACTTGCATACTTGCTGGCTTGACAGCACAAGTCCCAGTTGTTATTGACATCGGTAAAATTGAAGAAGAACATGAACCAAACAATAAAACACGAAGCCTAATAAAGAACTGGAAATGA